In a single window of the Falsibacillus albus genome:
- a CDS encoding DUF2252 family protein, whose translation MKKSIILTSALITSLISINGASAADQTAARESSLKQQILNANSFITDSSIRDEKFQAMEQSPFAFFRATNYVYYSDLGNGVIPIPAEWKSTQNISTWIEGDAHTDNVGFFDNDKGEVKFDLNDFDESYIAPFYWDLIRFSTSIFLLCDETPNVSLSDQERSDLVSSFLQTYQDTLKEVNGNSSETSVQLDEGYLSSGFVQDQLRDAKSSDDKAKLLDKWTVTGSSGRTFDFSNSDLAPVSSGDYSAISANWNGYKSTIDSFVQSKPSSYFTIKDIARRLHSGLGSLGVDKYYVLIEGDSSSADDDEILEIKEQRLPSMFMEGSLSQSTYDSEFTNHAQRSSIAYLAEETEVDNHLGYMTFNNKSFRVRRISPWKEGIKAKDFNSKSDLEDFVKYSAKALAYAHARADKDYSTNFVDYNFEQGALDAIDVWPQFKTKVLAYSSDYYQQVKADYSLYEDLMNNGEIK comes from the coding sequence TTGAAAAAAAGCATCATATTGACCTCAGCTCTTATAACATCCCTCATATCCATCAATGGAGCGAGTGCAGCGGATCAAACTGCTGCAAGGGAATCCAGTTTAAAACAGCAAATTCTGAACGCAAATTCTTTCATCACCGATTCTTCCATCAGGGATGAAAAATTTCAAGCAATGGAACAGTCGCCATTCGCCTTTTTCCGTGCAACCAATTATGTGTATTACTCTGATTTAGGGAATGGAGTCATCCCGATCCCTGCAGAATGGAAGTCGACACAGAATATTTCTACATGGATCGAAGGCGATGCTCATACAGACAATGTCGGTTTTTTTGATAATGACAAAGGTGAAGTGAAATTTGATTTGAATGATTTTGATGAATCGTACATTGCGCCATTTTATTGGGATTTAATCCGTTTTTCTACAAGTATTTTCCTTTTGTGTGATGAGACTCCAAACGTTTCACTTTCTGATCAGGAACGAAGTGATCTTGTTTCTTCATTCCTCCAAACGTATCAGGATACGTTAAAAGAAGTGAATGGGAACAGCAGTGAAACCTCTGTTCAACTTGATGAGGGGTACTTATCCAGCGGATTTGTCCAGGACCAGCTTAGGGATGCGAAAAGCTCTGATGATAAAGCGAAACTGCTTGACAAATGGACTGTGACAGGGAGCAGCGGCAGGACCTTTGACTTCTCCAATTCAGACTTGGCTCCGGTAAGCTCTGGAGACTATTCGGCGATCTCCGCAAACTGGAATGGATATAAATCTACTATTGACTCATTCGTCCAATCAAAACCTTCATCGTATTTTACGATAAAGGATATTGCAAGAAGGCTGCACTCTGGGCTGGGAAGCCTTGGAGTGGATAAGTATTACGTACTTATAGAAGGGGATAGCTCCTCTGCGGATGACGATGAAATCCTTGAAATCAAGGAGCAGCGATTACCTTCAATGTTTATGGAAGGAAGTCTTTCTCAAAGTACTTACGATTCAGAATTCACCAATCATGCACAAAGGTCTTCCATAGCGTATTTGGCTGAAGAAACAGAGGTGGACAACCACTTAGGTTATATGACCTTCAATAATAAATCGTTCCGCGTTAGAAGGATATCCCCTTGGAAGGAAGGAATCAAAGCAAAAGATTTTAACAGCAAGTCCGATTTAGAGGATTTCGTAAAATATTCTGCAAAAGCACTTGCTTATGCACATGCGAGGGCGGACAAAGATTACTCAACTAACTTCGTCGACTATAATTTTGAGCAGGGTGCACTTGACGCCATCGATGTATGGCCGCAATTCAAGACGAAGGTATTGGCATACAGCAGCGACTATTACCAACAGGTGAAGGCAGATTATTCACTGTATGAAGATTTAATGAATAACGGAGAAATAAAATAA
- a CDS encoding methylmalonyl-CoA mutase family protein yields MHIEKMKSQNFERFSVEDWKMLAEKTLKGKPVEALFSKTYENVDIKPLYTEVDRDEHVGIPSFKDRNEWFVSQRIHSSTTSGLIEKMKKSIERGQNCKSFSLKDLSLDDQGAAAFIEELLQGNDYPIFATDAITFESLSSTICRQPSLSGVFAFDIWSESLSCGKQIQANSTSFQDWKQRITNIKGTNPRLKTILINTTPYHQAGANAVQEIGYAISEGVEYIEALRDVWTIDEIVSRMVFHFSIGSQYFLEIAKLRAFKQLWISVLNAYGVKDLSQALTISAEASLLTKSSLDPYVNLLRSGTEAFSAVIGGVDYLHIPPFNEAYEETNEFSERIARNIHFILRDEAHLSRVVDPGKGSYFIESLTKQLGTDAWQLFLELDQQGGLPAGLMSGQIQAEVEAVRNRRMEELEVRKKQMIGTNIYANLEDKIFAPTLQNVMAKAWPDDYVDIVPLRIERLSAAFERLRNKTKKLQDKGKCPTAGLIGLGTLKSHKPRMDFVSGFLAVAGIESVKSKECHAPEDIEEFINVNEFDYCVICGSAESYTEFAGETVRMLKRVWPNAVIDIAGKQNEGQMAEWGIDGSIYNEQNIVEKLESLLELWERGEKNEKA; encoded by the coding sequence TTGCATATTGAAAAAATGAAATCTCAAAACTTCGAGCGCTTCAGTGTTGAAGATTGGAAAATGCTTGCAGAAAAAACACTAAAGGGGAAACCGGTTGAAGCGCTATTTTCCAAAACATATGAGAATGTTGATATAAAGCCTCTTTATACGGAAGTGGACCGTGATGAACATGTTGGAATCCCATCCTTTAAAGATAGAAACGAATGGTTTGTCTCACAGCGCATCCATTCATCAACCACCAGTGGATTGATTGAAAAAATGAAGAAATCCATCGAACGTGGACAGAATTGCAAGTCATTCAGTTTGAAAGATTTATCTTTGGACGACCAAGGAGCAGCGGCCTTTATTGAAGAGCTGCTGCAAGGAAATGATTATCCTATTTTTGCGACTGACGCAATTACGTTTGAAAGCCTATCTTCTACAATATGCAGGCAGCCATCATTATCAGGGGTTTTCGCTTTCGATATATGGTCTGAAAGTCTGTCATGCGGAAAGCAAATCCAAGCAAATTCAACGTCTTTCCAAGATTGGAAACAAAGGATTACGAATATAAAAGGTACGAATCCAAGACTGAAGACTATATTAATCAACACCACTCCATATCATCAAGCCGGAGCAAATGCAGTGCAGGAAATCGGCTATGCCATTTCAGAGGGTGTAGAGTATATCGAAGCATTGAGGGACGTTTGGACGATTGATGAAATTGTCAGCCGAATGGTATTTCACTTTTCCATCGGCAGCCAATATTTTTTGGAAATAGCCAAACTTAGGGCTTTCAAACAGCTCTGGATCAGTGTCTTGAACGCATATGGTGTAAAGGATCTTTCACAAGCATTGACGATCAGCGCAGAGGCTTCACTATTGACAAAATCATCCTTGGACCCTTATGTGAACTTGCTTCGATCAGGGACGGAGGCGTTCTCGGCAGTCATCGGCGGCGTGGATTATTTGCATATCCCTCCTTTTAATGAAGCATATGAGGAAACAAATGAATTTTCAGAGCGTATAGCAAGGAACATTCATTTTATCTTGAGAGATGAAGCTCATCTCAGCAGGGTAGTTGATCCCGGAAAAGGGTCTTATTTTATAGAATCATTGACGAAACAGCTGGGAACAGATGCCTGGCAGCTGTTTCTTGAACTGGATCAACAAGGCGGACTGCCGGCTGGATTGATGTCTGGACAAATCCAGGCAGAGGTTGAAGCGGTTCGAAATAGAAGGATGGAAGAACTTGAAGTAAGGAAAAAGCAAATGATCGGGACAAATATATATGCAAACCTGGAAGATAAAATATTTGCACCCACTCTACAAAATGTAATGGCCAAAGCATGGCCGGATGACTATGTCGATATCGTCCCTCTTCGTATTGAACGTCTTTCTGCTGCATTTGAAAGATTAAGGAATAAAACAAAAAAATTGCAGGATAAGGGCAAATGTCCGACTGCTGGTTTGATTGGGCTTGGCACGTTAAAAAGCCATAAACCACGGATGGATTTCGTTTCTGGATTTCTTGCCGTTGCTGGAATTGAATCGGTCAAGAGCAAAGAATGCCATGCCCCGGAAGATATCGAGGAATTTATCAATGTGAATGAATTTGATTACTGCGTGATTTGCGGCAGTGCCGAGTCATATACAGAATTTGCTGGAGAAACGGTCCGAATGCTAAAGCGGGTATGGCCAAATGCCGTCATTGACATTGCCGGTAAGCAGAACGAAGGGCAGATGGCTGAATGGGGGATTGATGGCTCCATTTACAATGAGCAAAACATCGTTGAAAAGCTGGAGTCCCTGCTTGAACTTTGGGAGAGGGGAGAAAAAAATGAAAAAGCCTGA
- the scpA gene encoding methylmalonyl-CoA mutase: protein MKKPDFKNIHPFPSSVKGSEFKNRDTHLFETNESISVKSHYFGNDSEKVDHNEDMPGLPPYTRGPYPTMYVNRPWTVRQYAGFSTAEESNAFYRRNLAMGQKGLSVAFDLATHRGYDSDHPRVVGDVGKAGVAIDSILDMKILFDGIPLDQMSVSMTMNGAVLPIMAFYIVAAEEQGVAKEHLAGTIQNDILKEYMVRNTYIYPPKMSMKIIADIFEYTSKYMPKFNSISISGYHMQEAGATADIELAYTLADGLEYVRTGLGAGIGIDSFAPRLSFFWAIGMNYFMEVAKLRAARRIWAKMMKTFSPENPKTMALRTHSQTSGWSLTEQDPFNNVTRTLIEAHAAAMGHTQSLHTNALDEAIALPTDFSARIARNTQLYLQEETGITDVIDPWAGSYYVESLTHDLMEKAWEHIEEIESLGGMTKAIETGLPKMRIEEAAAKRQAMIDSGKESIIGVNRYRLDKEDPIETLDIDNTVVREKQIARLQLLKSERNDEEVSLALQKLTEAAATGQGNLLEYAVNAARARATIGEISDAVEAVSGRHKAVIRSISGVYSTAFSNEEEITAVQEMTNDFLENEGRRPRILIAKMGQDGHDRGAKVIATAFADLGFDVDIGPLFQTPKETAQQAVENDVHVIGVSSLAAGHKTLLPQLIEELRGLGREDILVVIGGVIPAQDYAYLYEKGASAIFGPGTVIPVAAQKVIEEIYRRLGYEEVQV from the coding sequence ATGAAAAAGCCTGATTTTAAAAACATACATCCATTTCCTTCTAGTGTAAAAGGGTCAGAATTTAAAAATAGGGATACTCATCTTTTTGAAACGAATGAATCCATCTCCGTCAAATCCCATTACTTCGGAAATGATTCGGAAAAAGTCGATCATAACGAGGATATGCCGGGGCTTCCACCATATACGAGAGGTCCATATCCGACCATGTATGTCAATCGTCCCTGGACGGTCCGCCAATATGCCGGTTTTTCAACGGCAGAGGAAAGCAATGCTTTTTATCGCAGAAATCTGGCGATGGGACAAAAAGGTCTATCCGTTGCCTTTGATCTGGCGACCCATCGAGGATATGATTCCGATCATCCAAGAGTGGTAGGGGATGTGGGAAAAGCCGGAGTGGCAATCGACTCGATATTGGATATGAAAATATTATTCGACGGAATTCCTTTGGATCAGATGTCCGTGTCGATGACGATGAACGGTGCCGTCCTTCCCATCATGGCATTTTACATTGTGGCCGCGGAGGAGCAAGGTGTAGCGAAAGAACATCTGGCAGGCACGATCCAAAATGATATTTTGAAAGAATACATGGTAAGGAACACATATATCTATCCTCCGAAAATGTCGATGAAAATCATCGCGGATATTTTCGAATATACATCCAAGTATATGCCGAAATTCAACAGCATCAGTATATCAGGCTATCATATGCAAGAGGCAGGGGCGACAGCGGATATTGAGCTTGCCTATACATTGGCAGATGGTCTTGAATACGTAAGGACAGGTCTTGGTGCGGGAATTGGCATCGATTCATTCGCCCCGAGATTATCGTTTTTTTGGGCGATCGGAATGAACTATTTTATGGAGGTGGCCAAGCTTCGTGCTGCCAGAAGAATTTGGGCGAAGATGATGAAGACCTTTTCACCTGAAAACCCGAAAACGATGGCATTGAGGACTCATTCGCAAACTTCCGGCTGGAGCCTGACGGAGCAGGATCCGTTCAATAATGTCACGAGAACATTGATCGAAGCGCATGCTGCAGCAATGGGGCATACCCAGTCGCTGCATACGAATGCACTGGATGAAGCGATTGCACTCCCTACCGATTTCTCTGCGCGCATCGCCCGGAATACTCAATTGTACCTTCAGGAAGAAACGGGTATAACCGATGTGATCGATCCATGGGCAGGTTCTTATTATGTCGAATCACTCACACATGATTTGATGGAAAAAGCGTGGGAGCATATTGAGGAAATCGAAAGCTTGGGAGGCATGACCAAAGCGATTGAAACAGGACTTCCGAAAATGAGAATTGAAGAAGCTGCCGCTAAAAGGCAGGCGATGATCGATTCAGGGAAAGAGTCAATCATCGGGGTCAACCGATATCGATTGGATAAAGAAGACCCGATCGAAACGCTGGATATCGATAATACTGTCGTAAGAGAAAAACAAATTGCAAGACTCCAATTATTGAAATCCGAACGGAATGATGAAGAAGTGTCACTGGCACTTCAAAAGCTGACTGAAGCCGCAGCAACCGGACAAGGGAATTTGTTGGAGTATGCTGTAAATGCTGCGCGCGCGAGGGCAACCATCGGTGAAATTTCGGATGCGGTCGAAGCGGTCAGCGGCAGGCATAAAGCTGTCATCCGCTCTATCAGCGGGGTTTACAGCACAGCTTTTTCCAATGAAGAAGAAATAACGGCCGTTCAGGAAATGACGAATGATTTCCTTGAGAATGAGGGGAGAAGACCAAGGATCCTGATTGCAAAAATGGGTCAGGATGGACATGACAGAGGAGCCAAGGTCATTGCCACAGCCTTTGCCGATTTAGGATTCGATGTAGACATCGGCCCTTTATTCCAAACACCGAAGGAAACGGCTCAGCAAGCAGTTGAAAATGATGTGCACGTCATTGGGGTAAGTTCACTTGCAGCCGGGCATAAAACACTTTTGCCTCAACTCATCGAAGAATTGAGAGGATTGGGACGCGAGGATATTTTGGTCGTCATCGGAGGCGTCATTCCCGCCCAGGACTATGCCTACTTGTATGAAAAAGGGGCTTCTGCCATTTTTGGACCTGGCACGGTCATTCCGGTCGCT